In Gimesia chilikensis, one DNA window encodes the following:
- a CDS encoding fatty acid cis/trans isomerase: MKNRVRYSAGGLLFLLAAGAIVGGIVWHQASEQADWQPFVLEPTTYPETTGSELAGSYYLDKIQPIFNRRCIVCHGCLDSPCLLKLTCYEGLLRGARKVNPDATHLFAEKPVRLFDQPSVAAWREQGFCSVVEQQGPPEERPAKSILFRMLVAGTEHNQPPFELQPLEPIYQSVNKHLCPCEQGIDAYLKQRPTAGMPFGMPALTADENQLFSEWISAGSPGPTAEVMAQVQQLKQPEVVARWEAYLNQDVPLSPLVSRFIFEHAFLATLHFEESPGEYFRLVRSTTPPIQVKTAADGKQVVTASPVHEIKTARPYNNPYLPGVDKLYYRLKKVTESRVQKSLFVWQLSDDKLKHLDELFFQIEPVAGKSLEPGYSSHNPFEVFQAIPARSRAQFLVENSHLIVSGMIRGPVCVGNLATYAIKDNFWVFFVDPAHDPSVLKPELGLQSWEDFMDYGLEGNAVYNDAYFKVLDQYKPTGYEINDVWDGNQQNSNAWLTILRNETNATVLRGRQGGIPPTFWLIDYSGFERLYYSLVVNYEYYGSVAQKLDTWEFMSRLRQEFEDNFLRLLPVDARKKYRDLWTRGIGQELLFRMPFPGENVGEGLEVEGTDPISGVLSQIQRQFTEAVSGPRDLLNTGNKPDVKLTDPVNDFDGWEAALSTLTMRTQLKFTPFLPSNTFIRLTKGEEHRVYSLVANRSYAFNNVVFDENGARQPELDTMSAYHGLVGDFPNLIIDLKIEDASACLAELNAVSTTEEWTAWKNKYGTLRNTAAFWPLLDWLTDWNFQNRQPDAGYFDLKYYMLLDSRY, translated from the coding sequence TTGAAGAACAGGGTTCGCTATTCGGCTGGGGGTCTGCTCTTTCTTCTGGCCGCCGGAGCGATTGTCGGAGGCATTGTCTGGCATCAGGCAAGCGAACAGGCTGACTGGCAACCTTTCGTTCTAGAGCCCACCACGTATCCGGAGACCACCGGCTCCGAGCTCGCCGGTAGTTACTATCTCGACAAAATACAACCGATCTTCAACCGTCGCTGCATCGTCTGTCATGGCTGTCTCGACTCACCCTGCCTGCTCAAGCTTACCTGTTACGAAGGACTGCTCCGCGGTGCCCGTAAAGTCAATCCCGATGCAACGCACCTGTTCGCGGAAAAACCGGTCCGGCTGTTCGACCAGCCTTCCGTGGCTGCCTGGCGGGAGCAGGGCTTCTGCAGTGTCGTCGAACAGCAGGGGCCTCCCGAAGAACGACCTGCGAAGAGCATCCTTTTCCGCATGCTGGTTGCGGGCACCGAACATAACCAGCCCCCCTTCGAACTGCAGCCACTCGAACCGATCTACCAGTCCGTCAACAAACACCTTTGTCCCTGCGAGCAGGGCATCGACGCCTATCTGAAACAACGCCCCACCGCGGGGATGCCCTTCGGAATGCCCGCCCTGACTGCGGACGAGAATCAGCTCTTTTCAGAATGGATCTCCGCCGGCTCCCCCGGCCCCACAGCCGAGGTCATGGCCCAGGTCCAGCAACTGAAACAGCCGGAAGTCGTCGCCCGCTGGGAAGCCTATCTCAATCAGGATGTACCACTCTCTCCTCTGGTCAGCCGCTTCATCTTTGAGCATGCATTTCTCGCGACGCTGCATTTCGAGGAATCGCCGGGTGAATACTTTCGCCTCGTTCGCTCCACCACACCGCCGATCCAGGTCAAAACCGCTGCAGACGGCAAGCAGGTGGTCACCGCCAGTCCGGTCCACGAAATCAAGACGGCCCGACCCTATAATAATCCGTACCTCCCGGGCGTCGACAAACTCTATTACCGCCTGAAAAAAGTGACCGAATCGCGGGTTCAGAAGTCACTCTTCGTCTGGCAGCTCAGCGACGACAAACTGAAACACCTCGATGAGCTATTCTTCCAGATCGAACCGGTCGCCGGGAAAAGCCTGGAGCCCGGCTACAGCAGCCACAACCCCTTTGAAGTCTTCCAGGCCATCCCCGCCCGGTCGCGGGCGCAGTTTCTCGTGGAGAATTCACACCTGATCGTCAGCGGCATGATTCGCGGCCCGGTCTGTGTCGGAAACCTGGCAACCTACGCCATCAAAGACAATTTCTGGGTCTTCTTTGTCGACCCCGCACACGATCCCTCCGTCCTCAAGCCGGAACTTGGTCTGCAGTCCTGGGAAGACTTCATGGACTACGGCCTCGAAGGGAACGCCGTCTACAACGACGCTTATTTCAAGGTCCTCGATCAATACAAGCCGACTGGTTATGAGATCAACGATGTCTGGGACGGGAATCAGCAGAACTCGAACGCCTGGCTCACCATTCTCCGCAATGAAACCAATGCGACCGTCCTCCGCGGACGACAGGGGGGCATTCCGCCCACCTTCTGGCTGATCGACTACAGCGGCTTCGAACGGTTGTACTACTCCCTGGTCGTTAACTACGAATACTACGGCAGCGTCGCACAGAAGCTCGATACCTGGGAATTCATGAGCCGACTCCGGCAGGAATTCGAAGACAACTTTCTCCGTCTGCTGCCGGTCGACGCGCGGAAGAAATACCGCGACCTCTGGACCCGCGGCATCGGACAGGAACTCCTCTTCCGCATGCCATTTCCAGGAGAAAATGTGGGCGAGGGGCTCGAAGTAGAAGGGACCGACCCCATTTCCGGTGTGCTCAGCCAGATTCAACGCCAGTTCACAGAAGCGGTCAGCGGTCCGCGCGATCTGCTCAATACCGGAAACAAACCGGACGTCAAACTGACTGACCCCGTGAACGACTTCGACGGCTGGGAGGCCGCGCTCTCCACCCTCACGATGCGCACGCAACTCAAGTTCACACCGTTTTTACCCAGTAACACTTTCATCCGCCTGACCAAAGGGGAAGAGCACCGCGTCTACTCGCTGGTCGCTAACCGTTCGTACGCGTTTAATAACGTCGTCTTTGACGAAAACGGCGCCCGGCAACCCGAACTGGATACCATGAGCGCCTACCACGGTCTCGTGGGAGACTTTCCCAATCTGATCATCGATCTGAAAATCGAAGACGCCTCCGCG